One window of Pseudobacteriovorax antillogorgiicola genomic DNA carries:
- a CDS encoding trypsin-like serine peptidase — protein MKFTMLVSSTLLFVISCGQDNTSQLNAELGTGQLRPWQDHDLPISGAIGTLDGQCTVFHIGSGLVATAAHCLAPQAKAGDPCLPHQVAWHDGSISQCVQVMALEFENQRDIAVFEVDPAPQDYFEIAETDHFLADTESSDVVIYGFPKGEELHVSENCHRTVESTNSFTHTCSTLPGHSGSPVLRASDHKVVGVHNGNRSQRYNYGSLLPLAFADQSQWLAFKNQRRESKTWGPFGNNMSRLLYHIPSNELDTARFSINFRVEDGYDFVKVQDGNLIQYTLTGQGSKTYELVTPILITFESDYAGKSDSVTLQLSP, from the coding sequence TTGAAATTCACGATGCTAGTATCAAGTACCTTATTGTTTGTAATCTCTTGCGGACAAGACAACACAAGCCAACTCAATGCCGAGCTTGGTACTGGCCAGCTCCGTCCCTGGCAAGATCATGATTTACCAATCAGCGGTGCTATAGGAACGCTCGATGGTCAGTGCACTGTATTCCATATTGGTTCCGGTCTAGTCGCCACCGCAGCTCACTGCCTAGCACCTCAAGCCAAAGCTGGTGATCCTTGCCTCCCTCACCAGGTTGCATGGCACGATGGAAGCATAAGTCAGTGTGTGCAGGTCATGGCTCTTGAATTCGAAAATCAGCGAGACATAGCCGTCTTTGAAGTGGACCCTGCCCCACAAGATTACTTTGAGATTGCAGAAACCGACCACTTTCTTGCCGACACGGAGTCCAGTGACGTGGTGATCTATGGGTTTCCGAAAGGTGAGGAACTCCACGTTTCGGAGAATTGCCACCGCACCGTGGAATCCACGAACAGCTTCACTCATACATGCTCAACCCTTCCTGGTCACAGCGGTAGCCCGGTTCTTAGGGCATCCGATCACAAAGTCGTTGGAGTTCACAATGGTAATCGCAGCCAAAGATATAATTACGGCAGCCTTCTGCCTCTAGCTTTTGCAGACCAGAGTCAATGGCTAGCGTTTAAAAATCAACGCCGTGAAAGCAAGACGTGGGGCCCGTTTGGCAACAATATGAGCCGACTTCTCTACCATATCCCTAGCAATGAGCTAGATACTGCCAGGTTCAGTATAAATTTCAGGGTTGAGGATGGCTACGACTTCGTTAAAGTCCAGGATGGAAACTTAATCCAGTACACCCTAACAGGCCAAGGTAGCAAAACCTATGAACTCGTTACACCAATCCTCATCACCTTCGAGTCAGACTACGCGGGAAAGTCAGATTCCGTCACCCTTCAACTTAGCCCTTAA